The genomic interval ACGGAATTGACCGAGCGGCTGAGTGATCTGCAAAATCCCAACGGCAGCTGGATCAATCCGAGAGCCCATCGATGGGAAGAAGGCGACCCTCATCTCGTAACTGCCTACTGTTTATTGGCACTCAGTCACTGTGAATCGTCCCAGTCGATCAATTCAGCCGATTCCGGGAAATCCACGTCAGAATGAATCTGTGCTCTGAATGTACAGCCGCCTGAGCAGCGGTTGACTGCGAGTCCGGCCCGGGAGGCCACACAATGCCCGTTGATAAGTCTGGCGTGCGTATTCGTCAGATGTTTGGTGAGATCGCCGGTCGCTACGACCTGATGAATCATTTCCTGTCCGCTGGAACGGACATCTACTGGCGCTCGCAAACAGTTAAGTTTGCCAGCCCGACTGGTGTCGCGCCCATCCTGGATGTGTGTACAGGTACCGGTGATCTGGCTTTTGCATGGCGCAAGGCAGCAGGAGCAAACACGCCCGTATTGGCCACCGATTTTACCCATCGGATGCTGCAACTGGCCGAAGAGAAACGAGATGGTCGTAATGTTCGATTTCTTGAAGCTGACACGCTTTCGCTGCCGTTTCAAGATAATCAGTTTCAAATCGTGTCGGTGGCATTTGGACTGAGAAATGTGGCCAGTACGATTGGAGGACTGCAGGAAATGGCCCGTGTTTGCCGCCCGGGAGGTCGCGTTGTCGTGCTGGAATTCTCCATGCCCAACAATCGAGTGCTCAGTCGCCTTTATCAATGGTACTTTCGCAACGTTCTTCCAAAGCTGGGCCAGTTGCTGGTCCGAAATCGACAGGCAGCCTACGAGTATCTGCCTCAGTCTGTTTCGGAATTCCCAGGTGGAAACGATCTGGCTGCGATCATGGAGGAAGCTGGACTGGAACAGACCTCCTGGAAATCACTGACCGGTGGAATCGCCGCGGTCTACATCGGACACAAGCCCGCGCAAACCGAATAATCCACACGATTTACCCGATGCGTCAGCCGGCACTCAATTGGATCCGTTTGCATCTTCCGTAATTGACACAGGGTTCACGCCGGCTTCATGCTTGCCTGTGGGGATTTAGCTGTGGTGTTCGGCACAGCGACCCGCGACGGAGTGTTGCCGTCGAACCCGTTTTGCTGCGTCTGGCGGCCGAGGAGTTCCAAAGGGGGAGCATATGACCGTTCGATTCAGGATGTGCCTTGCCGCGTCGGTCGCAGCTGCTGCATGCAGTTTGACGGGTGAACATGTTCAGGCAGAAACATTCCAGGCTGGTGATGACTGGAATATTGAAATTTCACCGGGATCTTATGGAGTGACGCTGCAGGAGAACATAGCTAACTCGGCCAACTCACCGAGTATCATGCCCGCGGATCATACTGTCAGACCGATTACGGACGCATCCGTGCCGGTCGGGACGCGATTTTCGGGCGCGGACTACCGACGCATCTATGAATCCATCCCCTTCAATCGTACCGAATTCAAATCTAATCCATCGTACCGGCATGATTCAACGATGGAGATAATCACCGGTAATGCAAGACACCAGACAATCCTCCGACACAGTACGGTGCCTGTTGTTCGGCCGCGGGCACAGGCGCGAACATATTTGCTGCCTTCCCGCTACAACCAGCGGCGTCGAGGCTTGAATCACTACTTTAGAATTCCTTACTGGAACTGGGCCGGGCTCTACTAAGCAGACGGTCCGCAGACCCGACTGACTCTGCCTGTACAGTCGCATAATCGAAACCAGTGGAACCACAGGCTCATCGTGGCCCTTTGCGGTGGGTCTGTTCGGTTGGGTATTCGCCACACAGCCTGTAGTCAGTCACTGTGACGTACCGCAATCGATGATTCCACAAATTCAATGAGCTTTGCGGCAACGCTTGTTTTTGCTCCCTGGAATTCCGCAATTATCTCAGCATCCGGGGACAGGACCTCCACGTGGTTGGCCAGTGACGAAATTGCAGCGGTATCGTTGAGCACGATGCAGTCGCAGTGCTTCATCCGAAGCTTTCTCATGGCATTTGTTCGCGGGTCCTGTGACTCCAGAGCAAAGCCGACTACCCATCGATGTGCCTTACAGGTTCCCAGTTCCGCCAGAACGTCCGAAGTTTCCACCAGTTCCAGTACGATGGGTTGTCCGGTTTTCGTTATTTTTCCGACGACACGTTTTGCCGGGCGATAATCGCATACTGCTGCAGTGGCAATCACACCGTCGCATAGTGGAAACAGTTCCAGACACTTTATCCTCAGTTGATCGGTTGTTTCAATCCGGTGAACTTCCGCATCAGGTGGTGCTGAAAGTTCGACAGGACCCGTCACCAGTACAACGTCGTGACCGCGTTCGAGTGATGCTTCTGCGACTGCATATCCCATCCTTCCACTGCTGGCGTTGGACAGGAATCTAACGTCATCGACATACTCTCGTGTTGGACCGGCTGTGATCAAAATACGCATGATGTTCTATTATCGGGTGTCAACACCAGGGACCGGAATTGAATTGGCGGCTCAAACGGAATCATGCGAATGCGTGGCGGTATTGCAAAAAAGAGGTGAGCTTCTGAACCTCATCTTAATTCTGCCATCAACCACTTCGTGTTTTGGAATGCAGGACAGTGATCCAGGGTATCTGAACCAGCAAAAACTATATGTGCCGGGTAATTCGGGTCACGATGGTTTCCGGTGAGGCCATCCGGCCCATACCAGTTTGCCCACAGCTCAGCCATCCGCTTTCCGGATCGATGATCTCGTATCCATCATCCCGAAGCTGCGCCACGTTTCTCCGGACGGACGGTTTGGACCACATGTCGCAATTCATTGCCGGTGCAACCAGCACCGGCGCTGTGGATGCGAGAAGAGTGGTTGTCAGCAGATCGTCTGCCAACCCGTGGGCCATTCGGGCAATCGAAGCTGCAGTTGCAGGTGCCACGACGATCAGATCTGCACGCTGAGCAAGTCCAATATGCTCTCCGCGAAAATGTTCAGTGGGTTGGAACTGACCTAAGCTGACCGGTCGTGCGGTCAAAGCTTCGAATGTTGTCCGGCCGATGAATTTTTGAGCGGAATCCGTCAGGATCACCGAAACGCCGGCTCCCTGCTGAACAAGCAGACTGCACAGTTCCGCTGCCTTCCACGCAGCAACACCGCCGGTTACGCCCAGAAGAATCTCGCAGTCATTGAGTGATTGGGACATAGACGTTTTGGGAATACAGGCCTTTCATCATCCGAAACCGCATCACTGCTTTGTTCATCCCTGGAATACGGGTAGGTCAGTCCGCAAGATCATCGACACCGGGGCCTCCGTCGTCTTCCGCCAGCAACGCTTCGAGAGCATCAACTGTTTCAGACTCATCTGCGACTGCCTGAACCCGACCTGAAGTGTCCAGATAAATCTTGTCATCTTTCACTTCGGCAACCACGATTTCCATCAGATCGCGGGTTGGCAGATCAACCAGTGCCTGCGCACCACGGTTGAGCGCCACCATACGTTTTTGGACCAGTGTGGACAGTTTGAACCGACCACCAACCTTGCGAACAATATCGTCTTCTCGGAAGTCATCCAGCATGCAATTGGATCTCCTCTGCCTTCAGGATTTCGCAAATCTCACGAACAGCACGATCAAGTTCGTCGTTAACCACGACATGTCTGTATCGACTGGAGTATTCAAGTTCCCGCACGGAAGTGGCCAGACGCTTTTGAATGACGTCTTCCGTCTCCGTTCCCCGCGCCCGCAGGCGGCGTTCGAATTCTTCCGTCGAGGGTGTCTTCAGGAAGATAGTAACAGCCTGAGGGTATTGCTGCATTACCTTCATGGCACCCTGGACATCAATTTCCAGGAATGCCCAGGCAGATTCCGTCCAGGCACGATGCAGCTCGGATCTCAGTGTCCCATACAAATAACCGGATGCGAACACTTCTGCATGCTCCAGGAAGTCATGTCGATCCAGTTTTTTTCGGAATTCCGCGTCTTTGAGGAAATAGTAGGCTTCACCGTGAATTTCTCCCGTTCGTGCCGGGCGGGTGGTGGCAGACACCGATTTGGTCAGTGGGACGGGGGATTCTGTTACCAGTCTTTCAACGACGGTTGTCTTGCCGCTGCCACTCGGGCCGGACAGGACGACGATCGGACCGGAACTCAAATTTTCATCGGAGTTAGACATAAGCGCACGCCTAACCGCTGCTTATCGAAAATCGGCTGTCTGACGGATGTTTCGCGGATACTGAACTGGAAAGCTCCATCGTTTCTAATTGTCTCTACGTTTGGACAGCTGCCTCGAATACTGTCCAACTGCAATTACTCTACATTCTGCAAAATTTCTCGAATGCGTTCCAGAGCCGCTTTCATTTCCACGACGTTGTGGGCAATAGCCACATTATTGGCTTTTGAACCGATGGTATTGATTTCCCGGAACAACTCCTGACCGAGAAATTCCAGTTTCCGACCTGTTGAGGCTTTGCTGCTCAGGAAAACCGTGAACTGCTGCAGATGCGATCTGAGACGTGTGATTTCTTCGTTAATGTCACACCGATCAGCGTAAATGGCGACCTCGCGAATGACATCAGATTCTGAAACGGCCACACCCGATTCGGACACACTCGTGACAAGACGTTCCAGCAGTTTCGTTCGATATTCGGTGACCACGTCCGGGGCAAGTTTTGCTGTTTTGTCGACCTGTTCCGAAATCAGCCGGTGCTGCAGATTCAGGTCTTCGTACATTTGTTGACCTTCGGTCTGACGAAAAACGTGGAACTGCTCGAGCGACTCTGAAACCGCCTGTTCCAGTGGCAGCCAAAACGATTCGATGACTTCGGGCAGTGGTTCTGATTCTCTGACCACTCCCGGCAATGTCAGTAGATCACTGAGTTCAGGGGGCCGGGCAGCATTGTAATCCTGCGACAGTGATTCAAGCTGTCTTTGGTAGTCTTGAACGGCTTTGGCATCAATCACGTATCCGCCAGCGTTTCTGGGGAAACGGACACGTACCGAAAGCTGCACTGTGCCGCGTGCAATCTGGCTGCGGACCTGTTTCTCAATCTGACTCTCGAAGCGATTTAATACATCCGGCAGCCGTATATTCAATTTAAGATATCGATTGTTGACAGAGCGAAGTTCAACGCTGACAGAAATTACATCCGTCTCCACTGTCGAAATACCAAATCCTGTCATGCTCAGCAGCAAGTTATCGACCTTTATTGCAGATAAATTAAAACAACCCGACGAACAGCACATCCAATGATTAGAGGAAACACGTTGGTACGGGCATCATTCTGAATCAGTATCTTCGCTGGAGGAATCCGCGGGCTCAATGTCCGAGTCCGAAGATGGTGATGTACCCGATTCCTCGGACCCGGTTGGTTCTGCGTCCGGAGCGACATTGTCCGCTTCTACATTCGGAAAATCGTCTGATTCTGTCGCAGCCTCGCCATCAGATGTTATTGCCGGGGTTTCGTCACTGTCGTTAGCAGAGGAGTTTCCATCGTCAGTCGATGTTTCATCAGTGTCAAAGTCTGCGGCTTCCATAGAAGGCGGTGCAGAGCCATCTTCCGAATTTGATTCATCAGTTTCAGTTTGTGCTCCCCCGGTGAAACTCGTGCCGATTTCACTGTCCGCGTTTTCCTGAGCGGCACGCATGGATCTTCCAAGCAGCGATGCCAGGAGTATGAAGATGATGGCCACAACCACTGTGATTTTGGTGAAGACATCACCGGCACGCGTTCCAAAAGCACTTTGTCCACCTTGTCCACCGAATGCGCCGGCCAGTCCCCCTCCTCGCCCACGTTGAATAAGAACAAGCAGGATCATGAACAGACTCGTGAGGAGCAGCAGAAATGACAACGTCCCAACGACGAATGGTGATGACATGATGCTAACACTCCAGTTTTTGCGGTAGTTTCACGAGGCAAGTCGGCGAAAACCATACTTGACTTATTTAATCGTTTGCCGCAGATCGGACACAAAATATTGCTGACAGGCAGGCGATCAGGCTGATGCCAGAGTCTTTGCCGCACCAATAATGGGGACAAAGTCATCTGCCTTCAGACTGGCTCCGCCAACCAGGGCACCGTCCACGTTGGGCTGCTGCATCAATGTTTGGGCATTGTCCGGCTTGACACTGCCACCGTATAGAATGCGTACCTTGTCGGCGAAGTCGGAATTGTAGCGGTCCGTCACCCATTTGCGAATATGGGCATGGGCAGATTCTGCCTGGTCGGGAGACGCTGTGACCCCCGTTCCAATGGCCCACACAGGTTCATAGGCAATCACAAGGTCGATGGCTTCTGCCTGGGAAACTCCGGTGAGACCACCGCTCAACTGACGATCGAGCACCGATTCGGTTTGACCGGCTTCACGTTCGTTGAGTAATTCACCGACGCACAGAATTACGTGCAACCCACCTTTGATGCCGGCTCGGACCTTACGGTTAATCAGTTCATCGGATTCTCCCATTACGTGACGACGTTCACTGTGCCCCAGAATCACGTGACTGCAGCCGATATCCTTTAGCATTGAAACCGAAACTTCTCCGGTAAATGCTCCCGATGGTTCGAAATACACATCCTGGGCACCCAACTGGACACCACTTCCCGCGGTTGCTGTCCCAATCCCGGACAGATATGGGAAAGGCGGGCACACGAGTACTTCCACTGCATTATCTGATTCCGGCACAGCCGTCGACAGAGCGCCAGCCAGAGCCATGCCAGTCACCTGATCTGTGTTCATTTTCCAGTTACCAGCGACCAGAAATCGCCTCATCAAATCCTCCAGCATTCTTATGTTGTCATAATGAAAACAGCGGATTCGTCCCGCTGCAGGTGTACAGTCCGGCATCCTAGGATTGTCCGTGCGACAATTTTGCCATGATTTAATGTTTTGACGTGAATTCCCTGAAATCTGAACCGGTGATTGTCAGATGTCGGGCAGGGAAACCGGTTCGAACTATTGGGTAAGTAACACCAGACCATGCAGAGCGAGAGCTTCAACACACCGGGCACGAGGAAAATGTGAGCTCAGCATACGACTACCGCCACCGGTCAACACAAGAGTGGTGGAATCGAGGGTACCTTCGCACAGGCGATCAGTGATTTCGCGGATTGCTCCCAGTTGCCCCCAATACAGACCGGCTCGCATCGCTTCTATCGTGTTTTTTCCAGGCAATTTTGGGACAGCGGCAGGTTGAGCGTCCATGTCAATCACCGGGAGCCTGGCTGTGTAATCATGCAATGCGTATGCGGAAAGACGCAGACCAGGAAAAATCGAGCCCCCACAGAAATCCCCCTCCGCTGAAATCAGATCGATGGTTGTTGCGGTTCCGGAATCAACAATGATGAGTTTTTTTCCAGGATACAGTTTTGAGGCAGCCAGAGCATTGAGAACCCGATCCAGGCCCACTGCGTCCGGCTGATCCACGGTGAGCCTGACGGGAATTGACTGTGTTGATCGGATGCATGTGGCAACCGGCAGCTGTGTCGGCCAGTCTTCGATGAGACGATTGAGTACGGGAGGATTCGAACCAGCCGCAATACAGCTCTCAATTTTGTAATCATCAGTCCATTCAGCCATCCTTGTCGCCACATCAGGTTGTTTTCGGAGTTCCACAGCCGAGATTGCAACAGGCGTGACTTGGTCATCAACCCGTTTAAAGACGCCGTATTTGACGCGGGAGTTTCCCACATCCACTGCCAGGATATTGTGAATCACGCTGCGAGTTCCCGTTTCGTGTCCTGTGGGCACAGATTGACCCTGCGATTGCGGGGGGGGCGGCAACGTCCGCCGATTCTTAACCGCTGTTAGCGTTTGTTTGCTCATTCAATATTGAACACTATACCCAAACTATACGTCTCCGGGTGTGTGATCCGGCGGTGGCCTGCGAGATTGCAACCCCTGTTTTCCGGATTAGGCGTTGACCCTGAACAATCACACGTGTTCCCTACCCGCTGAATCACTGCAGTTGACGGCCAACAATCGACATGATTTCCTGGGGGCACTGTACGCTTAATTCTCCTGAACAGGCGGCCAAAATCGACTTGCTGTCGACTCGGTACTCTGCACCGGTGCAAGCAATGGAAATTACCAAGATCCGCCTGGCACGCCTAAAATTATGTTTCCGATCATCCTGTGATGCTCCACAGTTTGTTAGACTGAACGGCTGGAGTTCCTCCCACGGTTCCGGACAGTCTTTCCGCGTGAGCAAATGACCAAAACATTACCAACGTCAACTGACAGGAAAACAGCTATGAGACTACCGATCTTTTTATTGGCTGTGGTCAACGTGATTCTGTTGACCGTTGAGCCAGCTGAGGCACGGGAAAAGGGTGATCATCATCGCTCCCGGTGGCGAGAAAAACTGATGGAGGAACACGACACTGATGGCGACGGTAACCTCAACGAAGAAGAACGCCGGTCCATGAAAAAGGCCTGGGCGGGGAAATGGGAAGATCGCAGGAGCCGATGGAGCAAGATTCGTAAACAATACGACACCGAGGACGAGGACAATCCGGACGAAGAAGAACGTGGGTCCATGAAAAAATCATGGGCTGGGAAGCGGAAAGAGCGTTGGGACGCACGGAGCAGGATTCACAAAAATCATCACCAGGATGGTGATGACAGATCCGGGTCAGAGCGTCACGACCTGCGCAAGGCATGGGGTAAACGTGGGCGAAGTGATTTTTCCGGACGTCTGATGACCCATTTGGATGCGAATAAAGATGGTGAGATCAGTATTGAGGAAGTTCCTGAAAGATTTCGTAAGCACTTCAAACATGTCGACCTGGATGCAAGTGGCACAGTCAACAGGAGGGAAATGAGGAAGGCCTGCCACAAAGCGCGAACGAAATTTCTCTCTCATTTCCAACAGCGAGTCTTTGATAAATTCGATCGGAACAATGACGGCAGGCTCGATATCGATAAAATCATCGCGTGGCTGCACGCAACAATGGATAGAATCGATACCAGTGACGACGGCTTCATCGACAGGTCGGAGTTCAAGGCGATGACCAGCCCCCCGCTGACAAAACAAGATGCTTCGGAACAACTTAAGAATGTGCAGGCAGAGTTGGTCCGTCTGAGTGATGTCCTCGAGAAACTGGCTGAATCCCTGCAACACAGGAAATAAGACAAGTATAAAAACAAAGGTGCGGGTAAAGCGTGGTTTCCCCCAGATCCACCGACGTGGATCTCCCTGCATCCGTCCTGGCTTTTTCACGGAAGAGGCGGAAGGTTAAGCTCTGGAAGTCGACCTCGCGGTGTTCGACAAACAACGCCCCACCTGGTGTTCGTAGATGCGGGCTGCCAAATCCGTTTTCTGAGTGACAGTTTGACTTCAGGGCCTTAAGTGACAGGTTTGGTGTAAGACCAGGGGGTTAACGTCTGTTGTTGAAACCGGGAACTGGGCGCCCGTCGTGCTACGTAGAGTCTGATCTTTTACTGTTCAAATTTCGTCAAAGTTAACATGGGCACCTCCGTAAAGCAGAGGCAGACAGAATTATATCGTGGTTTGCCAGCCTGGTCAGAGGGCCAAACCGACTATTGGAAGACGCCTGTCAGCTAACAGACCGAAAGATCGGGCTGCGATTGCAAACGCAAAAGCCGTCATGATGATTTCGGGGCTAACGCCTCACGGTGAATTTTCTGTTGTGCCGTTTGAAGATCAGGCCAGATGTCCGTATGGACACCGGCAAGCATTGCGGCACCGGTTGCGGCCTCTTCACGACACGGCGCCACCTTCGTAGCTGTTTGAAACCGTTCTTCCACAGCCTGAACGAGTCGTGGATTCTGACGCGCGCCGTTGCCCGAGACGGCGATGCGCTTCAGTACGTCGGGGCTGTTGCGGGCTGCTGTTTCGTAGACGTGAAACATGGATTCCACGATGCCGTTAAGAATGCTGCGGGCAACGTGTGCCGGAGTAAAATTGTTCGCAGCGACGTTGCGAAAAACGGCTCGGCGCGATGGTTCAGGTCGCGTTCCGGAAAAGAACGGTTCACATGTCAATCTGTGTGGTTCGTCTGACATCTCGCTGAGTTGCTGAGTCAGTCCCAGCCATATTTCTTCTTCAGTTTTATGCACATCAAAAGCACTCAACCATTGCTGCACCGTGCGATTGATCCAGGCGATTTCATCGCCACCGCACAGTCCTGCTCCTACAAGCATGAATTCGTGTTCAGACTGTTTGTTATCACGGGGGCCTGACGGCAGATAACGAGTATCCATTCCCTCCACTCGCTGAAAATCAGGAATACGCCAGACGATCTGACCTCCCGTACCAATATTGATCAATAATGAATCCGGAGTGCGGGGAAGCGAACTCAGAACGGCTGCCTGGTTGTCCCCAACTGCGTTGCAGACTGCAATTCCTGCCGGCAGTCCGGTCTCGTTTGCGGTTTCCGGACTCACCTGACCGATGACGCTGCCGGAATTCATGACCCTGGGCAGCCATGCCGGACGAGTAGCGGTTGCTGCCATGAGTTCATCGCTCCAGCAGTCTCTGCACAGGTCATACAGTCCGGAAGATGCGGCATGAGATCGATCCGTCACCGGACGCTGACCGGCGAGTCGACCTCCGATCCAGTCGGCCACAAAGGACACTCGATGAAAATTCACCGGTAGCTGATTCAGTTGCTGCATCGCAAATAGGGTTGTGCCCATGTATCCGGGAGCCAGACTGCAGCCCGCAGGTTCCATTGACTCCGGTGTGATACCCAACAACATTTTATCGAGAATGCTGTATTCACTTTGTTCGCGGACTGCGGCTCGTTTATCCTGCCAGGTGATGATGTTCGCAGCCGGTTCGCCATCTTCTCTCAACAACAGTGTACTGTGCATCTGTCCGGTCAATCCGACGGCACGTACTAAACCACCCGCCAGTTCCTGGGTGATCCGCTGCAGAGCATTGACGACTGTCCTCCACAGGACCATCGGATTTTGTTCTGCGTAACCGCGGGGGAGTCCTTTCAGACCGGCTTTATGAGGTCGATTGACTGCCGAAACCTGTTTTCCGGTTTCACTCAGGACAACGATCGAAATACTTGTGGTGCCGATGTCGAGTCCGGCCACCAGTGACGATGTCATTTTAGAAACCTGGTATTGAGGACTGAGCTGACGGCGT from Fuerstiella sp. carries:
- the ubiE gene encoding bifunctional demethylmenaquinone methyltransferase/2-methoxy-6-polyprenyl-1,4-benzoquinol methylase UbiE, which encodes MPVDKSGVRIRQMFGEIAGRYDLMNHFLSAGTDIYWRSQTVKFASPTGVAPILDVCTGTGDLAFAWRKAAGANTPVLATDFTHRMLQLAEEKRDGRNVRFLEADTLSLPFQDNQFQIVSVAFGLRNVASTIGGLQEMARVCRPGGRVVVLEFSMPNNRVLSRLYQWYFRNVLPKLGQLLVRNRQAAYEYLPQSVSEFPGGNDLAAIMEEAGLEQTSWKSLTGGIAAVYIGHKPAQTE
- a CDS encoding phosphopantothenoylcysteine decarboxylase; translated protein: MRILITAGPTREYVDDVRFLSNASSGRMGYAVAEASLERGHDVVLVTGPVELSAPPDAEVHRIETTDQLRIKCLELFPLCDGVIATAAVCDYRPAKRVVGKITKTGQPIVLELVETSDVLAELGTCKAHRWVVGFALESQDPRTNAMRKLRMKHCDCIVLNDTAAISSLANHVEVLSPDAEIIAEFQGAKTSVAAKLIEFVESSIAVRHSD
- a CDS encoding phosphopantothenoylcysteine decarboxylase, with translation MSQSLNDCEILLGVTGGVAAWKAAELCSLLVQQGAGVSVILTDSAQKFIGRTTFEALTARPVSLGQFQPTEHFRGEHIGLAQRADLIVVAPATAASIARMAHGLADDLLTTTLLASTAPVLVAPAMNCDMWSKPSVRRNVAQLRDDGYEIIDPESGWLSCGQTGMGRMASPETIVTRITRHI
- a CDS encoding DNA-directed RNA polymerase subunit omega translates to MLDDFREDDIVRKVGGRFKLSTLVQKRMVALNRGAQALVDLPTRDLMEIVVAEVKDDKIYLDTSGRVQAVADESETVDALEALLAEDDGGPGVDDLAD
- the gmk gene encoding guanylate kinase; its protein translation is MSNSDENLSSGPIVVLSGPSGSGKTTVVERLVTESPVPLTKSVSATTRPARTGEIHGEAYYFLKDAEFRKKLDRHDFLEHAEVFASGYLYGTLRSELHRAWTESAWAFLEIDVQGAMKVMQQYPQAVTIFLKTPSTEEFERRLRARGTETEDVIQKRLATSVRELEYSSRYRHVVVNDELDRAVREICEILKAEEIQLHAG
- a CDS encoding YicC family protein, with the translated sequence MLLSMTGFGISTVETDVISVSVELRSVNNRYLKLNIRLPDVLNRFESQIEKQVRSQIARGTVQLSVRVRFPRNAGGYVIDAKAVQDYQRQLESLSQDYNAARPPELSDLLTLPGVVRESEPLPEVIESFWLPLEQAVSESLEQFHVFRQTEGQQMYEDLNLQHRLISEQVDKTAKLAPDVVTEYRTKLLERLVTSVSESGVAVSESDVIREVAIYADRCDINEEITRLRSHLQQFTVFLSSKASTGRKLEFLGQELFREINTIGSKANNVAIAHNVVEMKAALERIREILQNVE
- the secG gene encoding preprotein translocase subunit SecG, whose translation is MSSPFVVGTLSFLLLLTSLFMILLVLIQRGRGGGLAGAFGGQGGQSAFGTRAGDVFTKITVVVAIIFILLASLLGRSMRAAQENADSEIGTSFTGGAQTETDESNSEDGSAPPSMEAADFDTDETSTDDGNSSANDSDETPAITSDGEAATESDDFPNVEADNVAPDAEPTGSEESGTSPSSDSDIEPADSSSEDTDSE
- the tpiA gene encoding triose-phosphate isomerase encodes the protein MRRFLVAGNWKMNTDQVTGMALAGALSTAVPESDNAVEVLVCPPFPYLSGIGTATAGSGVQLGAQDVYFEPSGAFTGEVSVSMLKDIGCSHVILGHSERRHVMGESDELINRKVRAGIKGGLHVILCVGELLNEREAGQTESVLDRQLSGGLTGVSQAEAIDLVIAYEPVWAIGTGVTASPDQAESAHAHIRKWVTDRYNSDFADKVRILYGGSVKPDNAQTLMQQPNVDGALVGGASLKADDFVPIIGAAKTLASA
- a CDS encoding type III pantothenate kinase encodes the protein MIHNILAVDVGNSRVKYGVFKRVDDQVTPVAISAVELRKQPDVATRMAEWTDDYKIESCIAAGSNPPVLNRLIEDWPTQLPVATCIRSTQSIPVRLTVDQPDAVGLDRVLNALAASKLYPGKKLIIVDSGTATTIDLISAEGDFCGGSIFPGLRLSAYALHDYTARLPVIDMDAQPAAVPKLPGKNTIEAMRAGLYWGQLGAIREITDRLCEGTLDSTTLVLTGGGSRMLSSHFPRARCVEALALHGLVLLTQ
- a CDS encoding EF-hand domain-containing protein — translated: MRLPIFLLAVVNVILLTVEPAEAREKGDHHRSRWREKLMEEHDTDGDGNLNEEERRSMKKAWAGKWEDRRSRWSKIRKQYDTEDEDNPDEEERGSMKKSWAGKRKERWDARSRIHKNHHQDGDDRSGSERHDLRKAWGKRGRSDFSGRLMTHLDANKDGEISIEEVPERFRKHFKHVDLDASGTVNRREMRKACHKARTKFLSHFQQRVFDKFDRNNDGRLDIDKIIAWLHATMDRIDTSDDGFIDRSEFKAMTSPPLTKQDASEQLKNVQAELVRLSDVLEKLAESLQHRK